The DNA segment GGGCGCCCGGGTGATGGACCTCCAGGAGCCGACTCGCAAGATGTCCAAGTCGGTGGAATCACCCCAGGGGACGATCTACGTCCTCGACGATCCCGCCGACATCGAGCGCAAGGTCAAGCGGGCCGTGACCGACAGTGGCTCCGACGTGGTCTACGACCCGGCGGACAAGCCCGGCGTCTCCAACCTGCTCGAGCTGCTGGGCGCGGCCACGGGGCGCAGCCCCCAGGATGCGGCCCAGGGCTACTCCTCCTACGGTCCCCTGAAGGCCGACGTGGCCGAGGCCCTGATCGAGCTGCTGCGCCCGGTTCGGGAGCGTCATGCCAAGCTGGCGGCGGACCAGGGCGGGCTGGAGGCGATCCTCGACATCGGGTCGGCCAAGGCCGAGCTGGTGGCGTCGGCGACCGCCGCTCGGGCCTCGGACGCCATCGGTCTGCTGCCCCGCCACCGCATCTGACCAGTGCGGACGGGCCGCAGCGGGCCTCGCCAAGCGGTCGCCAGGGGACCCTCAGTCGTCGTCGGCTGCCTTGAGGGCGGCGGCGACCCGAGAGGGGACGCCCCATCGCTCGGCCGGCAGGTGGTGCTCGGCCGCCCAGCGCACGGT comes from the Acidimicrobiales bacterium genome and includes:
- a CDS encoding tryptophan--tRNA ligase, translating into RVPVGDDQRQHLELTRDLANRFNHRYGPTFTVPEAAIPRVGARVMDLQEPTRKMSKSVESPQGTIYVLDDPADIERKVKRAVTDSGSDVVYDPADKPGVSNLLELLGAATGRSPQDAAQGYSSYGPLKADVAEALIELLRPVRERHAKLAADQGGLEAILDIGSAKAELVASATAARASDAIGLLPRHRI